The DNA window GGAATAACTTGTATAGCTTTCTGTGTTATAATTTGGTATATAAACATCTTTTGCCTTAGCCGCATCTTTTACTACTTTATCACTGTTTTTTTTAACATATCAGATTTTTTTAGGCGGATTGGATTCAATAAATCTTCTTGAGTCATTGGCGATTGTTGACCCCACAGCATTCGCCCGATCCTTGCTGACTCCATTAATTTCGATGGCATTGTGACTTTCTTGTTTTCCATCTTGATTCTTATTTTGTTCTACAAAGGTAGTACTTTTTATTTCCTTCTTAAGCCAAGCATTGGCGTCAGCAACAATCGTAAATCCGCAATCGTAAATCGTAAATCCCTTCAAATTTGCCCCATAAAAATTCAACCCTTACCTTTGCCCCCCAAATTCTATTTGCTAGAAATTGAATCAAGACTAAAATTATAAATAAATTATATCGTATAACATGGAACAAAATCTAATTTACTTAGTGCCCGCATTGGGAATCATTGGCCTTATTGTAATGGCCATCAAAAGTGCTTGGGTAAGCAAGCAAGACGCCGGTGATAAAAACATGCAAGAGCTTGCAGGCTATATAGCCGACGGTGCTATGGCATTCTTAAAAGCCGAATGGAAAGTACTCAGTATTTTCGTTGTTTTTGCTGCAGCATTACTTGCCTATTCAGGAACCATTCACGAAATTAATGGCAAAGAAATTCACTCAAGTTGGATTATTTCTATAGCCTTTGTTATAGGTGCTGTATTCTCGGCCACTGCAGGTTATATAGGAATGCGAGTAGCTACCAAAGCTAACGTTCGCACCACACAAGCAGCTCGTACCAGCTTGAAACAAGCATTGAAAGTTTCATTTACAGGAGGAACTGTAATGGGCTTAGGCGTTGCTGGTTTGGCTATCTTAGGCTTGGGCGGTTTGTTCATTGCTTTCTTAGGAATTTTTAATGATGGTGTAAATGCAGAATATGTAAAAACAGCCATTGAAGTACTTACAGGTTTTTCGCTAGGTGCTGAAAGTATCGCATTGTTTGCCCGTGTGGGTGGCGGCATATATACCAAGGCTGCCGATGTAGGAGCAGATTTAGTAGGTAAAGTAGAAGCTGGAATTCCAGAAGATGATGTACGTAACCCTGCTACCATTGCCGATAATGTAGGCGATAACGTAGGTGACGTTGCAGGTATGGGTGCCGATTTATTCGGTTCTTATGTAGCAACGATATTAGCAACCATGGTACTCGGCCAAGAAATTAAAGTAAGCGATAATTTTGGTGGAATGTCACCAATTCTTTTACCAATGGTTATATGTGGATTGGGAATTTTATTCTCAATAGTAGGAACTTGGTTTGTTACCATTAAAGATGATAAGTCGAACGTGCAAAGTGCATTGAATATGGGTAACTGGGCTTCTATGTTATTAACCGTTGTTGCCTCTTATTTTATAGTAATGTGGATGTTGCCCGATACCTTGAGTTTACGTGGTTATGAGTTTTCAAAACTAAATGTATTTTGGGCTATTGTGGTAGGAACTGTGGTGGGTGCAATCATGAGTATTGTTACCGAATATTATACAGCTATGGGCAAAAAACCTGTGTTGTCTATTATCCGTCAATCAGCTACTGGGCATGCTACTAATATCATAGGTGGTTTATCAGTAGGTATGAAATCAACCGTTATCCCAATTTTAACTTTGGCTGCGGGTATTATGGCTTCTTATTATTTTGCAGGATTATATGGTGTAGCTATTGCCGCAGCAGGTATGATGGCAACCACTGCAATGCAATTAGCTATCGATGCCTTTGGTCCTATTGCAGATAATGCAGGTGGTATTGCAGAGATGAGTCAATTACCTCCAGAAGTTCGTGAGCGTACTGATAATTTAGATGCGGTTGGAAACACTACAGCAGCCACAGGAAAAGGATTTGCAATTGCTTCTGCTGCTCTTACATCATTGGCATTATTTGCAGCCTTTGTGGGTATTGCTGGTATCAATGAAATTAATATATATAAAGCAAATGTATTGGCAGGTTTATTTGTAGGTGGTATGATACCATTTATATTCTCTGCATTATGTATACAAGCAGTAGGAAAAGCAGCGATGGATATGGTGGAAGAAGTCCGTCGCCAGTTCCGCGAAATTCCTGGAATTATGGAATACAAAGCAAAACCTGAATATGAAAAATGTGTTGCAATTTCTACCAAAGCAAGTATCCGCGAAATGATGATGCCGGGTGCTATTGCTTTAATAACTCCAGTGCTAGTTGGATTCACATTTGGCCCAGAAGTATTGGGTGGATTATTGGCTGGTGTTACTGTAAGTGGTGTATTGATGGGAATATTCCAAAGCAATGCTGGTGGTGCTTGGGACAATGCAAAAAAATCTTTTGAAAAAGGTGTGATGATTAACGGAGAAATGTTCTACAAAAAATCTGAACCACATAAAGCATCTGTAACTGGTGATACTGTGGGCGATCCATTCAAAGACACTTCTGGTCCATCCATGAATATATTAATTAAATTAATGTCGATTGTATCTTTAGTAATTGCTCCATATATCGCTGTTAATGGCGGTGGTTCTGAAAAAGATATGGTGTGCAAAGACAAAATGGAACAATGTCATGGCGGAAAAGGCCAGTGCGAAGACAAAAAAGATTGTTGCAAAAGTGATTCAGCTTGCGAAGACAAAGACGCTTGTTGCGGTGAAAAAGAAGAACAATGCAGCAAAGAATGCATGGATAAAAATGGTGCAAACTGCCCCCACATGAAAGGTGGCAAACCACATTGCGAAGGTGGAGTTTGTGCTTGCCCAGAAGGTACTACATGCCCAACCAAAGACTGCAAAGAAGCTTGCTGCAAAGGCAAAGACAAATGTGATGCACACGAACACGAAAAGAAAATTATTACGAAATAAATAATATATAAACGTCATTGCGAGTCCCGCACCGTCATTCTGAGCATCCCAAAAGCATTCGGGACTGCTAAGAATCTATTCAAATCGGAGACACGACAACGAGATTGCCACGCTGAAGCAGCTCGTAATGACGTAAAAAATATACCATGAGCGAAGAAAAAATAAAATTAGAAGACGTAGTTTCTATAGGCGGTGTGCAAGGACTACACAAAA is part of the Bacteroidota bacterium genome and encodes:
- a CDS encoding sodium-translocating pyrophosphatase, which gives rise to MEQNLIYLVPALGIIGLIVMAIKSAWVSKQDAGDKNMQELAGYIADGAMAFLKAEWKVLSIFVVFAAALLAYSGTIHEINGKEIHSSWIISIAFVIGAVFSATAGYIGMRVATKANVRTTQAARTSLKQALKVSFTGGTVMGLGVAGLAILGLGGLFIAFLGIFNDGVNAEYVKTAIEVLTGFSLGAESIALFARVGGGIYTKAADVGADLVGKVEAGIPEDDVRNPATIADNVGDNVGDVAGMGADLFGSYVATILATMVLGQEIKVSDNFGGMSPILLPMVICGLGILFSIVGTWFVTIKDDKSNVQSALNMGNWASMLLTVVASYFIVMWMLPDTLSLRGYEFSKLNVFWAIVVGTVVGAIMSIVTEYYTAMGKKPVLSIIRQSATGHATNIIGGLSVGMKSTVIPILTLAAGIMASYYFAGLYGVAIAAAGMMATTAMQLAIDAFGPIADNAGGIAEMSQLPPEVRERTDNLDAVGNTTAATGKGFAIASAALTSLALFAAFVGIAGINEINIYKANVLAGLFVGGMIPFIFSALCIQAVGKAAMDMVEEVRRQFREIPGIMEYKAKPEYEKCVAISTKASIREMMMPGAIALITPVLVGFTFGPEVLGGLLAGVTVSGVLMGIFQSNAGGAWDNAKKSFEKGVMINGEMFYKKSEPHKASVTGDTVGDPFKDTSGPSMNILIKLMSIVSLVIAPYIAVNGGGSEKDMVCKDKMEQCHGGKGQCEDKKDCCKSDSACEDKDACCGEKEEQCSKECMDKNGANCPHMKGGKPHCEGGVCACPEGTTCPTKDCKEACCKGKDKCDAHEHEKKIITK